CAGAGCCGTCTACACCACTTTCCGACCGACTATGACTCTGAATCAAGACTCACTAACGAGATGGTCGTCTAAGTCGCGTGTCCAGTAGGTTGCTGGGCCGCCGGGACTACCTCTCGCACACAGCTGAAGTGGGCCTTCCAAGTGGCCGAGTTCGACACGGAACCGTGTGAGGGCTGCAAGCGCATCGACGACGAGACCACAGCCATCGCAGGCGTGATGGTCACCGTCGTCGGGATCGGGATTCGACTGGATTGCGCAGTCGACGCAGATCGGGTGTGTGACTCGTTCGTCTTTTCCCCAGATGTGTGCTTCCCCCACGTCTGTACCGGGAACCGCATCGCAGAAGGCACAGCCAGCAAGTGTCTATTGCATCACTCTCCTCCCTCGTCGGTGTCGCGAGCGGCGGTCCAGCCTCGATGGAAGACCGCAAGTTGGAGAATCGAGTCGAATGCCTCGTCGCTTGGCTCGTGGACGAGGACCCGTTCGTCGGGGATGGGAGTGACGACGTCGTCGTCGACGAGGTCATTGACGAGAGAATTGGCCCTCCCCTCGTCAATATCCGCTACCACGACGCGGGAGGCATCTTGATCCTGTGCGACGAGTTCCGCTTCAAACCGTTCGTGGTCGGCTGATGCATCGTCGAGTGCGTCTGTACCGCGCATGGAAATCACGTTGACGCGTATTGACGCGCCTCGGCCTTTCAGGCGCGTACAAACCGCTCGCTGCCACGTCGTTAACCAACACTTCGAAGGACTGCGGTTCCTGCGTTGGTTAAAGAAACTCAAATAGATGTTCTCCACCCCAAAGAGCCAAGACTGGCCTCACCTGACGTGGAGATGATGCGGAACCCCGAAACTCCACTCACGAACATCGAACAGGAGGCCTACACTCGCATCCAGCAACTCGCCGACTATACTGATGGGGACCTTTCACCCACCGATGCGCTTGCTGCCATTTGTGCAGCCGGCAATACACACCCAGATGAAATCCTTGAGCGACTCATCCTCAAAGGCTATCTCTACAGCGTCAACAACACAATTCGTCTGACTTGACGACTCTGCTAGTGTGAATTTCGACGGCCACGTTTGACACAACTCCAACACGGTAATTCAGCATCCGAAGAAGGGTATTCACATACCAAGATGGTCTGCAATCTTCGAACGACTTCCTTGCCACTCCTTAGACGGTCTCACTGGGCTGTCTTCGGCAATGAGTACAATTGTACCGGTATCTAACTCGTCGACCCGCCACGCAGGAGCAGAAAGAATTCGATCACGACCAAATTTCTCTACTAGAGGTTCAGAGAATATGTTCAGCCAAAATATCTCGTTGACCACGTGATTTGTGAGGCCCTCTTCGTCTGGAACAGTATCGGGGTCTACTGTTTCCATCCGCTTTCCGTAAGCGTACACCGGATCTAAGATAGTGGAGAGGAGTGTAATAGCACTCACGTATCGTTCGACGTTCTTAGTAGCGAAAGGCCGCCCTGGTTCGTTAACTCCGTAATCGAACTCCCACGACCACGACCACACCTCAATGTTCGAGACATCTTCGAATGGGTACCCTTGGGCGTCTGTCATTAGCCCGATTTCAAAATCATCCTTTTCGACAGTAATTCCCGCAGAATGTGCTTGATGGAGGTGAGTGAACAACTCGTCTAACGACTGTGTTTTCAATCTTCTCTCGTCGACGAAGTATTCGTACGACCCTTCGCTTTCGGGAATGTTCCAGTGACTTTGGAGCAGGCTTTTTATACCCTCTACGAACTTGTTTTCAGGCTGTTCAGCGAACAGCAGATATGAAGATATGGTATCGTCGGTCATTTATTCCTTTGCTACTCACGAGCCATCATCAAGTCGTTGAGTCGCTACCAAAGTGGGTTTCCGATGAAATTCAGTGGGTGCAGAATGCGTGGGACGATAGACCGCCGATTTGTCCTCCGGGTGTTGAACCAGAGTGTTTTCCGCCAGGATTCGACGGAGAATGAGAGAAGAAGGTCAGATAGGGGAGTATTATGCGCAATCACGTTGATTCTCCCAGGAGCCACACAATGTAGTTCTTTGGAATAAAATCACTGTCAACGTCGAATTCAAAGCCTTGCTGACGTACCAACACGAGAAACGCTGTTGCTGTAAACGCAAACAGATCCGATGAGTTAGTAGAGGCTGGATCAGCACGTTCCTCAAACTGTGTAATCAGTTGCTGGATCCCAGGTTGAAGAGTAGAATCGTTGGAGTTCACAAGTCCACGATAGATCATAGCCACAGCGGCTGTGTGAGGCGTCTCTTCGTTTGCAAGCGCAGCATCCAGTCTCTGCAGATCATCACTTGCATCATTCCCACGCAGAATGTTTGCTAACGCTTGTGCTCGATAGTATTTGGTTGAATTGTTAGGGAACTTCTCTAAATAAGATTGTTCAAGTAATTTCGCTTGCTCAGCGATTTTTGCAGGGAGATTTGGATCGCCAGACCACAGAGCACAGTAACAGGCGTTTTGGAATACTTGCGGTTCTTCGTACCAGTATGACTCTACTATTTCGTCACGCCACTTTTCAACCTCAATCAAATGACTGATGAAATATCGTGATGCATCAGCAAACAGCAATTGAGCTGTTTCGAACTCACTGAGAGCTACCGCATAGATCCCTGCACTTCTTGCTTTCACCGCGATACTATGATACAGTGGTACGAGTTTCTTGTCAGGGACTTCGTCTATCCGTTCGACACTCCGAGGGAGTCGGCCCATTTTTTCCTCGTATCTGGTTCGAATTTCATGACCCATGTTCATATTTTAGAATTTGATTATGTCAACTTCGTCGAACCCGAAGAATCGGTCAAGACGTGGTGATCGCGACGAGATTGCTTTGCCGTTCTTACCCGGCTGGACTACTACAGCCTCCTTACGATGGCCTCGTCGGTTATCGGATTTCATTTGGTGATATTTGCT
This genomic stretch from Haloprofundus salilacus harbors:
- a CDS encoding DUF7558 family protein; this encodes MGEAHIWGKDERVTHPICVDCAIQSNPDPDDGDHHACDGCGLVVDALAALTRFRVELGHLEGPLQLCARGSPGGPATYWTRDLDDHLVSES